One Candidatus Nitrososphaera evergladensis SR1 genomic window, AAGCCGCCGAACTTGACGGTCGACATCGTGTGGCCCTCTTTTAGTTTGGCCTCGAACTTGATGTTGTTCTTTTTTGCGTACTCGTTCATCCAGGCTACCGCCTTTTCGCCCTTGCCCCGCTCCACCGCAAAGCTGTCCGCGCCGGCCACGCGACAACATCGCACGCGCAATTATTTAATCGATTGCAGGCAGGCGGCAGCAAAAAATATTATAAACAAACTTGTCGGACAGGAATTGTGCGGGCTTTTGTCGCAGTTGATGCTCCGGGGACCGAGATAGCAGAACTCCAGCAAGAGATGATGTCTTTTTCCGGGTGGAGCGCAAGAGAAGTCAAGCCGGTGGAGCAAAACAATTTTCATTTCACGCTGATATTCCTTGGCGAGATAACCGGCCAGCAGGCAGAAAAGGTCAAGGAAAAGCTTGCAAAAGTAAGGTTTGAGCCTTTTCCCATCACGTACACAGGCGTGGGTGCATTCCCAAAGGCGTCAAACGCAAGGATCGTCTGGGTCGGGCTTGACCCAGAAGGGTCGGCCATGCTTCAGGAGCTTGCAGGGCAGGTCGTCGCAAAGACGGCAGAAGCAGGCTTTGTGCCGGACAAGCCGTTTTCGCCACACCTTACGATTTTCCGGGCAAAGAATAGGCACGTTGCAGTCGACACGGCAAAATACGCAGGCAAGACCTTTGGCACGAGCATTGTCGACAGGGTGTACCTGAAGAAAAGCGAGCTTGCCCCTTCTGGGCCGACGTACTCGAACATTTATACCGTCAGCGCCGCAGAGGAAAAGGGAGCTTGACAGATAACACCATCGAAGGCGTCCTTGCAAAGGCACTCGCACTGTGCAACCCGACGGCCGCGGAAGAAAAGAGGATAACCGCGGTCGCAGAGGAGGCAAAAAAGCTCGTGGAGCAAAAGAGCAAGGCAACTTCTTCAGAAGTAAGGGAGATCATTTTTGGCGGCTCGTTTGCCAAGGGAACGTGGCTCCACGGCGATGCAGACATTGACATTTTCCTCAAGGTCGACCCTTCTGTCAGCGAGGAGAGGTTTGAAAAGCTGGGAGTCGAGATAGGCAGGCAAGCTCTAAGGAAATACAAGCCCAAGCTGCGCTACTCGGACCACCCGTACGTCGAGGCGACAGTCAGGGGCATCAGGATAAACGTCGTTCCCTGCTACGACGTGCAAAGGGGCCAGTGGAAGAGCGCGGCTGACAGGTCGCCTTTTCACACGCAGTACATTATGGAAACGCTTGACGTAGCCAAGAAAGAGCAGGTCAGGCTCTTGAAAAAATTCCTAAAATCAACAGGTATCTACGGTGCCGAGATATCCACCGGCGGCTTTTCCGGCTATGTCTCTGAGGTGCTGATAGCGAAATACGGCTCGCTTGAAGGCGCGCTTGCGGCAGCCGCGGAATTCAGGCAGGGGCAGGTCGTTTCGGTCGGCGACTATGACGCAGACATTTCAAAGGGGTTTTCAAGCCCGCTTGTGATAATCGACCCGATTGACCCAAGGCGCAACCTTGGGACTGCGATATCGCCAGAGAGCGTCGGCAGATTTGCGCTTGCCGCAAGGGCATTTTTGCACAATCCTTCTGAAAAATTCTTTGCAAGGCAAAAGCCAAGCGTCAACAAAAAGCTGTACAGAAACGTGCTGGTGGTAGAGTTTTCGCACAGGGAGCGCAGCCCCGACACGATATGGGGTCAGCTGAAGCGCAGCGCCAACTCGGTTGCCAAGCAGCTAGAGCTTGCAGGCTTTACGGTTTTCAGGACGACTTGCAACACCGACGAGAAAAAGAGCGGCGCGTTTGCGTTCCTGCTTGAATCGCTTGCACTGCCAGAGTACATGATGCGCAAGGGACCCGAGATCGCAAGGGCAAAAGACATGGAGAGCTTTGTGATGGCTGCAAGGTCGCTTGCAATGTGGGCTGACAGGGAGATGAGAGTATCAGCAATAGTAGAAAGAAAGGCCACCGACGCAGGACAGCTTGTAAAGACGCTGCTTGGCAGGCCGCCAGAAGCAAACGGGATTGCAAGGGACATGATAACAGGCAGGGTCAAGGTTTATAGTGCAAGCGGGCGGAGGAGATTTCCAGGTCTGGTGAAAGAGGCCGTTGACGAACTTGTCTCGACAGAGAATCTCATTTTCTTCTTCAAGTGAGCTCGTTCTTGGCTCGCCCGAGCTTGCCAAGATACTGACGTACCCTCGCGGGAGCGATGAAGAATATGCGTCGCGCCTTGCAGAGCTAAAGGGCCTTGGCGTGACTGCGGTTTTTGCAGGAGGTAGGACGGTGATAGGGGGCACAAGCATCGCAGGCAAGGGCTGTGTCGGGCTCGTGGTAAGGGCAAAGGCGCACGGAAGGACATGCGCGCTCAAGATCAGAAGAACCGACGCCAACAGGCCTACCATGCACGACGAGGTGAAATACCACAGGATTGCAAACGGCGCCGGCGTGGGCCCGGAGCTTGTCGGTTATTCGGACAATTTCATGCTGATGGAGTTTGCAGAAGGCACGACGATAGCTGAATGGGCGCAGGGCAAAAAATTAATTGACATCAAGCAGGCGTCTGCAGTAGCAAGGTCTGCCCTTGAGCAATGCTACGCGCTTGACAGGGCAGGGCTTGACCACGGCGAGCTCTCCCATGTCGACAGGCACATCATAGTCGACAATGACACAAAGGCCACCACCATCATCATCGACTTTGAAAGTGCAAGCACGGAACGCAAGCCGTCAAACGTCTCTGCCGCCGGCCAGTCGCTTCTCGTGTCCGGCGCCGTCGCAAGCACTCTTGCGCAAGTCCTGCGGGTTGACAGAGAAGCCGCAATAGGCGCACTCAAAAAATACAAGCGCGACCAGACGCGTGAAAATTTCGACGCAATCCTGGCGCTTGTTGCTTTTGCCTAACTACTATATAGGCAAGCTATATTTTTTAACTCAAGCTGCGTAGCAGCGCCGTTGGCTGTGCCTGAAATCGACATACGCAAGCTGAAAAACGTGAACCTAAAGGGCGGAATAGTGGTTGACGGCTTTCCAAGCGTCGGCCTTGCAAATGCCATCGCCTCAGAGTGCCTGATACATTCGCTCAAGACAGAATTTGTGGCGGTCATTGACTCGTCGGCGTTTCCGCCTCTTTCGATAATCAAAAACGCCATGCCCAACTTTCCAGCGCGGGTCTACGCAAACGAGGATCTAAAGCTGGCAATGTTTGTATCAGAGCTGAACCTCGACCCTTCTATGTTCCGGCCAGTAGCCAACATGATGATCGAGTGGGCCCTTGACAGCAACTGCGACCTCATCATCAGCGCGGCTGGAATCCCGTACGAGGAAGGTGAGGGCACAAAGGAAAGCCCGCCGGTGTTTGCGGTAGGGAGCACGCCGGCCGCGCTCAAAAGAGCGGCAGAGGCAGGCATCCCGCCTGTCATGAACGGCTCTGTCTCTGGCATACCGGCGATACTGCTCAACGAAGGCGCCTGGCGCAACTATGACGTGATTGTGCTCATGGTAAAGGTGGTGCGCGACATGCCCGACTTTAGGGCAGGCGCCGCCGTTGCAGAAGCGCTTGCCAAGCTTGCGCCGGGTGCCTCGTGTGACGTGCCGGCACTGCTGAAAGAGGCGGAGGGCATGGAAAAGACCCTGAAAAGGATACGCAGTGAGCAGCAGGCCGCGCTTCCAAAGGAACCGTTCTACGGCTGATGATTAGGATATGGACGCAATTTTGCACCACCTCTCAGGCGTTGACGAGCGCCTCGGCAGCATAATCACATCAGTCGGCAGCTACACGATAGCAACCGGCGGCGACCCGTTCCAGTCGCTTGTGCGCTCCATAATGTACCAGCAGCTTGCCGGCAGCGCGGCTGACGCCATCCACGCGCGGTTTCTGGGGCTGTACAGAGGAAGGTTCCCCTCGCCGGTCAGGCTTGCCGCCACTCCTGAAGCGCAGCTGCGGGCAATAGGGCTTTCCGGCAGAAAGACAGAGTATGTGAAAGGACTTGCAGCAGACGTGTCCGGCGGCAGGCTGGACCTCGCATCGCTTGCCGCAATGGAAGACGAGCTGGTCATAGAGCAGTTGACCACGGTCAGGGGGATAGGCAGGTGGACGGCAGAGATGTTTTTGATCTTTTGCCTCGGCAGGCCCGACGTGCTCCCAGTGGGCGACCTTGGCCCGCAAAAGGCCGTGCAAAAGGCGTATTTTCTGCGGAAACTGCCGTCGCCGGAAAGGATGGAAAAGATTGCCAGGCCGTGGCGGCCCTACAGGAGCGTCGCCACCTGGTACCTGTGGAAGTCGCTTGAAAAGTTCAAGACTATAGGCTGATCTTCATTTCCTGCGCAAGCGCCTTTACGGTGTTGACGTCAAGGTCCAGCTGCTCGGCCACGAGATCTTCTGATATCCCGGATTCAAGCAGGTTGCGCAGCGCTTCTTTCTTTTCCGCGTTGACGATGTTTGCAGGTGGGTAGAGCGACAATTCGCCCTCCACTGACTTTACATATTGCTGCACCTTGCCGGTCAGCTCGTCGAGGCTGACGTCGGCTTCTGTAGAGAACACCAGTATGTGGTCCTTGATGGGCATGCTGACGAGCCTCACAGTGTCATAATTGTAGACGACGGATTGCAGAGTGCCCAGCTCTTTTGAGAATATCTTGCGCAGGTCTATGATGTACGCAGACTGCGACAGGCTTATCTCGTTGCTCCTATCCGAAAGGCGTGCGGGCGCGTCTTCCCTCCTGACGCCGGCGTAAAGGTGGCCAGACTTTTCAACTATTCCGGCAAAACGGATCTTGGGGTTCAGTGCAAGTACGTTCTTGGAAAACTGCTCGGCTCTCATATTTTACACACTCTTAAACTTGGGACGGAATATTAGGTTTTTTGAATAAGAAAAGGAAAAGGAGGGAAAAAGTGAAGGCTTTACGCCTTTTGTGGGACTTCTTTTATCCTGCCGCGGCCGGTCTTTTTCGGCGCGATGTTGCCCACCTTGCGTCCTGGCGGCGTGTTCCTCGACACCGACGACTGGCGGCCAATGTGCTGGTGCCTTCCACCTCCGTGCGGGTGGTAGACGGCTGCCTGCGCAATGCCCCTGACCGTCGGGTACAGCCTGCCGTGGGCCTGCATGTACTTTGCCCTGTTTCCGGCCTTCAAAAATGGCTTTTCCTTCCTGCCTGCGCCTGCGATGGTTCCAATCATTGCCCGGCATTTTGCGTTTAGCGTCAGGAACTTGCCAGACGGGAACTTGATCGTGACTCCCTCCGTGCCGTGCGCAAAGACGATGGCGCCCGAGCCGGCAGCCTTTATCAGCTTGCCTCCGTCGCCGGCGTTCTTTTCAATGTTGCATACAAGCGTCCCGTCCGGGACCGATTCGAGGGCAAGGATGTTGCCCTTGGTTGCCGGCGAGCCCTGGCCGACCTGTATGGTGCTTCCGACTATGGTGCCCTCTGGCGCCGGGACGTACGAGTGGCGGCCATCGTCAAAGGATACCTTTGCCAGCGGCGCATCGCGCCCCCTCTCGTGAACAATGTCAACTACCGTACCTTTGTGATTCTCTTCTAGCTTGAAATTGGGATATTTTGCTGGTGCTATCTTGCCGACTATGATCGCGCGGAACTGCTTGCCTCCGCGGCCTCGGCGGCGCACTAGTGTTCGCTTGCCCATTTATTATCCACAGTCAAGCCTGCCGATAGGTGATTTTAAGCTTGTGCTATTATTGTTGCTTCTGCTGCTGGGACGCAAAGAACTCTGCGCCGGCCTTCTCCATCTGCTTCTTTGTGAGGTTTTTCTTGCGGGTTGCAACCCACCAGACGTGCCCAGACGGGTCGACAAGCTGGCCCGCCCTGTCGCCCCAGAACATATCCATGACAGGCATGGTAGCAGTGGCGCCTGCCCTCACGGCCTGGTCAAAAAGCTTGTCTACGTTCTTTACGTACAGCCATATGCTGCCGCTCGGCCCGCCCACGGACTGCGGCGAGAAGGCTTTCATCTCTGGCATCTCATCAACCAGCGTAAAACGAGAGTCACCTATCTTTAGTTCCGCATGTGCTATGGTCTTGCCGTCCGGCATATAGAAGCGGCCGCCTTCCTTGGCGCCAAACGCCTTTTTGTAAAACTCGATCGCCTGCGTGCCGTTCTTGACAATTATAGAGGGTGTTATCGTGCGGTACCCCTTTGGTATCGGGCTGACCTTTGCCATGCGTCACAGTTGTCCCCAGGCGGTATTAAGGCTTGTGAGTACGCGCATGCACACAGATGACGCATTATTGCCGCCAATCTCAGGCGCGGCTACCAATTATTCCCTTATCCACAAAAAATATATGATTTAAAACGACCATTTCATGCAGAGATAATGAGCAAGTCCAGAGTGGCTACTACAACAGCCGCCAACTCCAAGCAGAAAGGTATCTCGCCCCCAAAGCCCAACCCTAGATGGGGCAGGGAGGAGGAGACAGAGTTTTTCGCAAAAAAGGTCAAGCTTTTCAGACAAGGCAAGATTAGTGAAGACGATTTTCGCCGTTTCAGGCTGCAGCACGGCGCCTACGGATCGCGCCTGCACGCCGATTACAGCATGGTAAGGATAAAGGTTCCGTCAGGAGAGATAACCGCAGAGCAGGTTGAAAAGATAGCAAGCCTCTCAGAGGCGTTCTCGATAGGCTCGGCGCACGTCTCGACCCGCCAGAACATCCAGCTGCACTGGGTGCAATTGGAAGACGTGAGCGAAGTGATGCGCGGCCTGGTAGAAGCAGGATTGACCACGAGGGAGGCATGCGGCAACACCGTCAGAAACGTCATGTGCAGCCACTTTGCAGGCGTGTGTCCGGACGAGGCGTTTGACGCCACTCCGTACGCTATGGCGATTGCAAGGTTCTTTTTGAGAAACCCGATGTGCCAGAACCTTCCGCGCAAGTTCAAGATCAACTTTGGCTGCTGCGAAAAGCACGGCCTGGTTAAAGTCGCAGACATTGGCCTCGTGCCCACAGTAAAGGAAGGAGAAAATGGCGCAAAGGTCAGGGGGTTCAGGATATACCTTGGCGGGGGGCTTGGCGCCGCGTCGTTCATCGGCCACGCACTTGAAGATTTCACCCCGGAAGACCGCGTCCTTGCCACGTGCATGGCGACAGTCAGGCTGTTTGACAGGCACGGAAACCGCGAGAACATGGCCAGAAACAGGATGCGCTACTTGGTGCACGAGACAGGCTGGGAGAAATTCCAAAAGATGGTGCTGAAGGAGCGCACGGCAGTCGAGATGACGACCTCGCTTGCCACTGCTTCCATGTACGACGTCAAGTCGCAGGAGGACAAGCGCCAGCTTCCAAAGGCGCCTTCTTCCCGCATGGCAAAGCTGCCAATGTTTGACAAGGTGACAAAGGACGGCCCGGCGTTTGAGCGCTGGCTGCATTCCAACACGGTGCCTCAAAAGCAGGAGGGCTACTTTACGGTGTTTGTGACGCTGGGCGCAGGCGACATCACCGCAAGCCAGCTGCGCGTCCTTGCGTCTGCGATACGCGACTTTTCTGCAGAGGGCGCGGCAAGGAACACGCCCCAGCAGAACTTTGCGATACGATACGTGCGCGGCACGGACCTTCGCGACTTTTACAACAGGCTTGCAACGGCAGGCCTTGCAAACCCAGGCGCACTCACCATTGCATCTTCCGTAGGCTGCTCTGGCACGACATCGTGCAACCTTGCGATCACCAACTCGCACAGGCTGGCAAAGGAGGTCCAGCGCAAGTTCCTGGAGCTTGGGCTTGACACCGACGACGACCTGCGCGACGCCACGATAAAGATAAGCGGCTGCCCCAACTCGTGCGGCCAGCATGAAATAGCCACAATCGGCTTTTTCGGCGGCGCCTCAAGGATTGGAAACGCCATGTCGCCAACCTACACAATGCTGTTTGGAGGAAGCGCAGGCGAGCAGGGCGAGCTTGGAAGGTCGGTGATGCGCGTGCCGGCAAAGCGCGTCATTGACGCGATACTAAAGATAATCGAGATGTACAGGTCAGAGCGCGTACAGGGCGAGACGCTCCACCAGTGGGTCGTAAAGGTGGTAAAGGGCCAAGGAACCGGCGCCATAAAGAGCCTTGAAGACATCAAGAACGCGCTCGTACCGGTCATCCAGCTCCCCGCAATCGAGCAAGACCCTGACGCCTACCGCGACTATGGCAGCGACGCCAAGTTCACTGCCAAGACGGCAAGGGGAGAATGCGCGGCTTGAGAAAAAAGGTAGTAGCAGCAAAGGCCAAAGTCAAGGCAAAGCCAAAGCCCAAAGCCGTCGTAAAAAAGGCCAAGCCTGCTGCTGTGGCAACAACAACAAAAAAACAGGAATTTGTCCAGCTGCCCATAGTGTGCGATGCTGACACGCTCCGCACCCTTGTGCGCAAAAAATCAGTGCGCGTAGTCGACGTCCGCAAGGCAGACGACTATGCCGCCGGCCACATCCCTACCGCGGTTTCACTGCCGCTTGCGCGCCTGCTTGAGGACGACAAGCCCGAGCGCGTCGTGCAACTGCTGGAGGAGTTTGGCATCACCGAAAAGATGCCCGTGGTGATATACGACGACACGTTTGGCGCGCTCGCCGCCAGAGTGGCATGGACGTTCCAGTACGTCGGCCACACAAACACGGCGCTCTTGGAAATGACGTTTGGGCAGTGGAAGGAGCTTGGCCTCGAGACAGAGACAAAGCCCAACAAGTATCCTCCCTCAAAGCACCCGCTTGCAATAAACAGGGACATTTACGCAGACGCGCAGTACGTCGAGGCCGCGCAGTCGCAGCAGGGCAAGCTGCTGGTCGATTCCCGGGAGCGCCTGAACTTTCTGACTGAACACATCCCCACCGCAAGGAACATCCCCTACACGATGCTTGGCGCAAACGGCAACATACTGAGAAAGGCAGACGAGCTAAAGCGCATGATAGAAAACCGCGGCATCGCGCCAGATTCAGAGATAATTACGTACTGCGGAAGCGTCGGCACGCTGTCGGGCCTTGCATACTATGCGCTAAAGCTTGCCGGCTACAACAACGTCAAGCTGTATCCAAAGTCGTTCAAGGAATGGAAGTCGCTCGGCAAGCCCAAGGACGAGTTCAAGGAAGCCAACTACTGGGACCTTTCAGCGGAGTGAATTGCCTGCGCTTTAAAGAGTGAGGCTTCCTGCTTCAGCGACCGCGCTTGCACGCCAACGCTGGCGAGTAGAGGCGCAATTTCCACAGGCGTAAATTCCCGCAATCCCTGCGGTAGAGTCGTCAGACCTTCATTCAAGATGTTCAGGCTTGCATTGTAGTCGCGATCTAGAGTTAAGCCACATTTGTTACATCTATGAAGTCTGACTGCAAGTGTCTTTGGCACAGTATTACCGCACTTTGAGCAATTGATTGAAGTGTACGCCGGCCCCACACCAACAACCATCTTGGCTTTGTACTCAAGCATTGTCTTGAACGTACCCCATCCTGAATCCATGATGTGGCGTGCAACATGGTGGTTCTTTACCATATTCGATATGCGCAGGCGTTCTAGGAATATTAGGTCGTACTTGCTTGCATATTCGGTTGAGAGCTTGTGTAGGAAGTCATGACGCTTGTTAGCTATTCGTTGATACAGATGTGCTACCCACGATTTAGCTTTCTTTCTATTATTGGAACCTCTCTTCCTCCGCGATACCTTCCGCTGTGCCCTTCTGAGCGGCCGAATCATCTTTGAGAGGAACAGAGGATTATCTATTTCATGATCGTCACTATCATATGCGAACTTGGTGATACCTACATCAATACCTATAGACTTGCGCGTGTCAACGAATCTGAATATTGATTTTGCAATTTCGCACGTAACTACTGCATACCACTTTCTCGCCTGTCTGACAACCATAACCTGTTTGACTTTGGTCGGTTGCCTATGCAACACTATTTTAATGCTGCCGATTTTTAATAACCACAGCTTGTCATTCTCAATTCTGAATCCCGATTGGTTGTAAGTGAATGAATTGCATTTGCCCGGCTTGCAAAACTTCAAACTGCCTGTTCTTCGGCCGTGTTCTTCCAATACTTCAAGGGCACGCCAAGCAGCTGCAACCTTTGTGCTGACCATCTGTAGCATCTTTGAATGATATTTCCTCAGAATGGGCTGTCGTTCTTTCAGCTCTGTCAAAGCATAATTCATATCATTACGCGACCTGAGGTTACTGCTTACAAAATAGTTGTAGACAACCCTATTGATTTCCAGTGTTTCCACAAGTTTCTGTTCTACTTCCCGTGTTGGATAGAGTCGAAACTTGTAGTTACGCATCATCGCATCTGCTTTGGCATACGATCTATTATTTAACATCAGAAGCACCCTGAGGAGAGGGAGTGGTAGGAATTACACTATAGACAAGGTTCGTCTACCCCGCATGAGTTTTTTTATTATGCTCATTATCTTGGTAAACC contains:
- the thpR gene encoding RNA 2',3'-cyclic phosphodiesterase, with the translated sequence MRAFVAVDAPGTEIAELQQEMMSFSGWSAREVKPVEQNNFHFTLIFLGEITGQQAEKVKEKLAKVRFEPFPITYTGVGAFPKASNARIVWVGLDPEGSAMLQELAGQVVAKTAEAGFVPDKPFSPHLTIFRAKNRHVAVDTAKYAGKTFGTSIVDRVYLKKSELAPSGPTYSNIYTVSAAEEKGA
- the cca gene encoding CCA tRNA nucleotidyltransferase, which codes for MTDNTIEGVLAKALALCNPTAAEEKRITAVAEEAKKLVEQKSKATSSEVREIIFGGSFAKGTWLHGDADIDIFLKVDPSVSEERFEKLGVEIGRQALRKYKPKLRYSDHPYVEATVRGIRINVVPCYDVQRGQWKSAADRSPFHTQYIMETLDVAKKEQVRLLKKFLKSTGIYGAEISTGGFSGYVSEVLIAKYGSLEGALAAAAEFRQGQVVSVGDYDADISKGFSSPLVIIDPIDPRRNLGTAISPESVGRFALAARAFLHNPSEKFFARQKPSVNKKLYRNVLVVEFSHRERSPDTIWGQLKRSANSVAKQLELAGFTVFRTTCNTDEKKSGAFAFLLESLALPEYMMRKGPEIARAKDMESFVMAARSLAMWADREMRVSAIVERKATDAGQLVKTLLGRPPEANGIARDMITGRVKVYSASGRRRFPGLVKEAVDELVSTENLIFFFK
- a CDS encoding serine/threonine protein kinase, translated to MSRQRISFSSSSELVLGSPELAKILTYPRGSDEEYASRLAELKGLGVTAVFAGGRTVIGGTSIAGKGCVGLVVRAKAHGRTCALKIRRTDANRPTMHDEVKYHRIANGAGVGPELVGYSDNFMLMEFAEGTTIAEWAQGKKLIDIKQASAVARSALEQCYALDRAGLDHGELSHVDRHIIVDNDTKATTIIIDFESASTERKPSNVSAAGQSLLVSGAVASTLAQVLRVDREAAIGALKKYKRDQTRENFDAILALVAFA
- a CDS encoding proteasome assembly chaperone family protein, which translates into the protein MPEIDIRKLKNVNLKGGIVVDGFPSVGLANAIASECLIHSLKTEFVAVIDSSAFPPLSIIKNAMPNFPARVYANEDLKLAMFVSELNLDPSMFRPVANMMIEWALDSNCDLIISAAGIPYEEGEGTKESPPVFAVGSTPAALKRAAEAGIPPVMNGSVSGIPAILLNEGAWRNYDVIVLMVKVVRDMPDFRAGAAVAEALAKLAPGASCDVPALLKEAEGMEKTLKRIRSEQQAALPKEPFYG
- a CDS encoding DNA-3-methyladenine glycosylase family protein, translating into MDAILHHLSGVDERLGSIITSVGSYTIATGGDPFQSLVRSIMYQQLAGSAADAIHARFLGLYRGRFPSPVRLAATPEAQLRAIGLSGRKTEYVKGLAADVSGGRLDLASLAAMEDELVIEQLTTVRGIGRWTAEMFLIFCLGRPDVLPVGDLGPQKAVQKAYFLRKLPSPERMEKIARPWRPYRSVATWYLWKSLEKFKTIG
- a CDS encoding DUF6659 family protein; the encoded protein is MRAEQFSKNVLALNPKIRFAGIVEKSGHLYAGVRREDAPARLSDRSNEISLSQSAYIIDLRKIFSKELGTLQSVVYNYDTVRLVSMPIKDHILVFSTEADVSLDELTGKVQQYVKSVEGELSLYPPANIVNAEKKEALRNLLESGISEDLVAEQLDLDVNTVKALAQEMKISL
- a CDS encoding 50S ribosomal protein L2, producing MGKRTLVRRRGRGGKQFRAIIVGKIAPAKYPNFKLEENHKGTVVDIVHERGRDAPLAKVSFDDGRHSYVPAPEGTIVGSTIQVGQGSPATKGNILALESVPDGTLVCNIEKNAGDGGKLIKAAGSGAIVFAHGTEGVTIKFPSGKFLTLNAKCRAMIGTIAGAGRKEKPFLKAGNRAKYMQAHGRLYPTVRGIAQAAVYHPHGGGRHQHIGRQSSVSRNTPPGRKVGNIAPKKTGRGRIKEVPQKA
- a CDS encoding VOC family protein; its protein translation is MAKVSPIPKGYRTITPSIIVKNGTQAIEFYKKAFGAKEGGRFYMPDGKTIAHAELKIGDSRFTLVDEMPEMKAFSPQSVGGPSGSIWLYVKNVDKLFDQAVRAGATATMPVMDMFWGDRAGQLVDPSGHVWWVATRKKNLTKKQMEKAGAEFFASQQQKQQ
- a CDS encoding nitrite/sulfite reductase, whose product is MSKSRVATTTAANSKQKGISPPKPNPRWGREEETEFFAKKVKLFRQGKISEDDFRRFRLQHGAYGSRLHADYSMVRIKVPSGEITAEQVEKIASLSEAFSIGSAHVSTRQNIQLHWVQLEDVSEVMRGLVEAGLTTREACGNTVRNVMCSHFAGVCPDEAFDATPYAMAIARFFLRNPMCQNLPRKFKINFGCCEKHGLVKVADIGLVPTVKEGENGAKVRGFRIYLGGGLGAASFIGHALEDFTPEDRVLATCMATVRLFDRHGNRENMARNRMRYLVHETGWEKFQKMVLKERTAVEMTTSLATASMYDVKSQEDKRQLPKAPSSRMAKLPMFDKVTKDGPAFERWLHSNTVPQKQEGYFTVFVTLGAGDITASQLRVLASAIRDFSAEGAARNTPQQNFAIRYVRGTDLRDFYNRLATAGLANPGALTIASSVGCSGTTSCNLAITNSHRLAKEVQRKFLELGLDTDDDLRDATIKISGCPNSCGQHEIATIGFFGGASRIGNAMSPTYTMLFGGSAGEQGELGRSVMRVPAKRVIDAILKIIEMYRSERVQGETLHQWVVKVVKGQGTGAIKSLEDIKNALVPVIQLPAIEQDPDAYRDYGSDAKFTAKTARGECAA
- a CDS encoding sulfurtransferase, whose amino-acid sequence is MPIVCDADTLRTLVRKKSVRVVDVRKADDYAAGHIPTAVSLPLARLLEDDKPERVVQLLEEFGITEKMPVVIYDDTFGALAARVAWTFQYVGHTNTALLEMTFGQWKELGLETETKPNKYPPSKHPLAINRDIYADAQYVEAAQSQQGKLLVDSRERLNFLTEHIPTARNIPYTMLGANGNILRKADELKRMIENRGIAPDSEIITYCGSVGTLSGLAYYALKLAGYNNVKLYPKSFKEWKSLGKPKDEFKEANYWDLSAE
- a CDS encoding transposase, which produces MRNYKFRLYPTREVEQKLVETLEINRVVYNYFVSSNLRSRNDMNYALTELKERQPILRKYHSKMLQMVSTKVAAAWRALEVLEEHGRRTGSLKFCKPGKCNSFTYNQSGFRIENDKLWLLKIGSIKIVLHRQPTKVKQVMVVRQARKWYAVVTCEIAKSIFRFVDTRKSIGIDVGITKFAYDSDDHEIDNPLFLSKMIRPLRRAQRKVSRRKRGSNNRKKAKSWVAHLYQRIANKRHDFLHKLSTEYASKYDLIFLERLRISNMVKNHHVARHIMDSGWGTFKTMLEYKAKMVVGVGPAYTSINCSKCGNTVPKTLAVRLHRCNKCGLTLDRDYNASLNILNEGLTTLPQGLREFTPVEIAPLLASVGVQARSLKQEASLFKAQAIHSAERSQ